The following are encoded together in the Tripterygium wilfordii isolate XIE 37 chromosome 18, ASM1340144v1, whole genome shotgun sequence genome:
- the LOC119984745 gene encoding uncharacterized protein LOC119984745 translates to MAVRIPLFQVPPSIAAPPQRFSTKLHTSGLKSSKSNGFSMFAGFCIVTCSASNGREPDSIDDSVKSVDQVREEKRHAQLSARIASGEFTARQSGQRMMKLVNEIVCERAYWQRF, encoded by the exons ATGGCTGTCCGTATTCCTCTTTTCCAAGTCCCTCCCTCGATCGCAGCACCACCCCAACGTTTCTCTACGAAACTTCATACTAGTGGACTCAAATCTTCAAAATCGAACGGTTTCTCGATGTTTGCAG GATTTTGTATTGTAACGTGTTCTGCGTCGAATGGGAGAGAACCTGACTCGATAGACGATAGCGTCAAGAGTGTAGATCAGGTGCGTGAGGAGAAACGACACGCTCAATTATCGGCTCGGATTGCTTCCGGCGAGTTCACTGCACGGCAATCAGG GCAGAGGATGATGAAGTTAGTTAATGAGATTGTTTGTGAGAG GGCATATTGGCAGAGATTCTAG
- the LOC119984744 gene encoding uncharacterized protein At4g13230-like translates to MASLNIPISLPKFGHVGATIARRSTWNPNFFLASSPRTLQATSHPDGEAAREKASEAVQHGVDEAVKTGENMKNKAASAAEQATDKTKGVAGKITETAQDVTEKAKQKVQDVWGSAVDTAQKAKDTVIGKADDSKEAIKENVETAKRSMNSKN, encoded by the exons ATGGCAAGCTTAAACATACCCATCAGCCTCCCCAAGTTTGGCCATGTTGGAGCAACAATTGCTAGGAGAAGCACTTGGAACCCGAATTTTTTCTTGGCTTCAAGCCCCCGAACTCTTCAA GCAACGTCTCACCCAGATGGGGAAGCAGCACGAGAAAAGGCATCAGAGGCCGTTCAACATGGTGTTGATGAGGCAGTCAAGACCGGTGAAAACATGAAGAACAAGGCCGCTTCGGCTGCTGAACAA GCGACAGACAAGACAAAAGGGGTGGCAGGGAAGATTACAGAGACAGCACAGGATGTGACTGAGAAGGCAAAGCAGAAAGTGCAAGATGTATGGGGTTCGGCCGTGGATACTGCACAAAAAGCCAAAGACACTGTGATTGGCAAGGCTGACGACTCAAAGGAGGCCATCAAAGAAAATGTAGAGACTGCCAAGCGTAGCATGAACTCCAAGAactga
- the LOC119984612 gene encoding probable UDP-arabinopyranose mutase 5 isoform X2 gives MRGSASEIEGTKPGPFLFHSLSYLGETHVVTLIQTVFIYQIQWMRTPPSLLSLAIDTGVSHLSEISDLSPLPDHILLDLFLRTLRAGKLTEKILKLFRESGREEVISFIQALNIQHVVIPVLPTMNIKDSEIDIVIGAVNADLTSFMNEWKPVFSSLHLIIVKDPDLKEELQIPGGFNHQVYTKSDIDRVVGSKNSVLFSGYSCRYFGYLVSRKKYIISIDDDCVPAKEGQEFLIDAVAQHISNLTAPATPFFFNTLYDPFRKGADFVRGYPFSLRSGVDCALSCGLWLNLADHDAPTQALKPNQRNSRYVDAVMTVPAGAMMPISGINIAFNRELVGPALCPALRLAGEGNLRWETMEDIWSGMCVKVMCDHLGLGVKTGLPYVWRKDRGSAIDSLKKEWEGVKLMEEVVPFFQSVRLPRTAKTPEDCVVELAKAVKEQLGAVDPVFTRAAEAMMEWLKVWKAVGSGSSLAV, from the exons ATGAGGGGATCCGCGTCCGAGATCGAAGGGACAAAACCTGGACCTTTTctctttcactctctctcttatttGGGAGAGACACACGTTGTGACATTAATTCAAACAGTTTTTATATATCAGATCCAGTGGATGAGAACTCCGCCATCACTGCTCTCTCTAGCCATTGACACGGGTGTCTCTCACCTCTCTGAAATCTCAGATCTCTCACCTCTTCCTGATCACATCCTTCTCGATCTCTTCCTG AGAACACTCAGAGCCGGAAAGCTGACAGAAAAAATTCTAAAGCTCTTTAGGGAATCTGGGAGAGAAGAAGTCATTTCATTCATCCAGGCTTTGAATATTCAGCACGTTGTCATCCCCGTTCTTCCCACCA TGAACATCAAGGACAGTGAGATTGATATTGTGATTGGGGCTGTCAATGCGGACCTAACATCGTTCATGAATGAATGGAAACCAGTATTCTCTAGTTTGCATTTGATAATTGTCAAAGACCCTGATCTCAAGGAGGAACTCCAGATCCCTGGAGGCTTTAACCACCAAGTCTACACTAAGTCTGACATAGACCGAGTTGTAGGTTCTAAAAATTCAGTGCTGTTCTCTGGTTATTCCTGCAGGTATTTTGGTTATCTTGTATCTAGGAAGAAATACATTATTTCTATTGATGATGACTGTGTCCCTGCTAAGGAAGGCCAGGAGTTTCTGATAGATGCTGTAGCGCAGCATATTTCTAATCTTACAGCTCCAGCTACTCCATTCTTCTTTAATACACTTTATGATCCTTTCCGTAAGGGAGCAGATTTTGTCCGCGGGTACCCATTCAGCCTGAGAAGTGGGGTTGACTGTGCACTGTCATGTGGACTCTGGCTCAATCTAGCTGACCATGATGCACCTACACAAGCCCTCAAGCCAAACCAGAGGAATTCTAGATATGTTGATGCAGTAATGACTGTTCCAGCTGGGGCCATGATGCCCATCAGTGGAATCAACATTGCTTTTAACCGTGAGTTGGTGGGTCCTGCATTGTGCCCAGCTCTACGGTTGGCCGGGGAAGGAAATCTGAGGTGGGAAACAATGGAAGACATATGGAGTGGAATGTGTGTCAAGGTTATGTGTGATCACCTGGGCCTCGGTGTGAAAACTGGGCTTCCTTACGTTTGGAGGAAAGATAGAGGTAGTGCCATTGACAGCCTGAAAAAAGAGTGGGAAGGAGTGAAGCTGATGGAAGAGGTTGTCCCCTTCTTTCAGTCAGTGAGGCTGCCGCGAACTGCAAAAACACCTGAGGATTGTGTCGTTGAGTTAGCAAAAGCAGTTAAGGAGCAACTAGGAGCTGTGGATCCCGTGTTTACTCGTGCTGCTGAAGCCATGATGGAGTGGCTCAAGGTCTGGAAGGCCGTCGGATCAGGTTCATCCCTTGCAGTGTAG
- the LOC119984612 gene encoding probable UDP-arabinopyranose mutase 5 isoform X1, with protein MSLVNIKDSEIDIVIGAVNADLTSFMNEWKPVFSSLHLIIVKDPDLKEELQIPGGFNHQVYTKSDIDRVVGSKNSVLFSGYSCRYFGYLVSRKKYIISIDDDCVPAKEGQEFLIDAVAQHISNLTAPATPFFFNTLYDPFRKGADFVRGYPFSLRSGVDCALSCGLWLNLADHDAPTQALKPNQRNSRYVDAVMTVPAGAMMPISGINIAFNRELVGPALCPALRLAGEGNLRWETMEDIWSGMCVKVMCDHLGLGVKTGLPYVWRKDRGSAIDSLKKEWEGVKLMEEVVPFFQSVRLPRTAKTPEDCVVELAKAVKEQLGAVDPVFTRAAEAMMEWLKVWKAVGSGSSLAV; from the coding sequence ATGTCTCTAGTGAACATCAAGGACAGTGAGATTGATATTGTGATTGGGGCTGTCAATGCGGACCTAACATCGTTCATGAATGAATGGAAACCAGTATTCTCTAGTTTGCATTTGATAATTGTCAAAGACCCTGATCTCAAGGAGGAACTCCAGATCCCTGGAGGCTTTAACCACCAAGTCTACACTAAGTCTGACATAGACCGAGTTGTAGGTTCTAAAAATTCAGTGCTGTTCTCTGGTTATTCCTGCAGGTATTTTGGTTATCTTGTATCTAGGAAGAAATACATTATTTCTATTGATGATGACTGTGTCCCTGCTAAGGAAGGCCAGGAGTTTCTGATAGATGCTGTAGCGCAGCATATTTCTAATCTTACAGCTCCAGCTACTCCATTCTTCTTTAATACACTTTATGATCCTTTCCGTAAGGGAGCAGATTTTGTCCGCGGGTACCCATTCAGCCTGAGAAGTGGGGTTGACTGTGCACTGTCATGTGGACTCTGGCTCAATCTAGCTGACCATGATGCACCTACACAAGCCCTCAAGCCAAACCAGAGGAATTCTAGATATGTTGATGCAGTAATGACTGTTCCAGCTGGGGCCATGATGCCCATCAGTGGAATCAACATTGCTTTTAACCGTGAGTTGGTGGGTCCTGCATTGTGCCCAGCTCTACGGTTGGCCGGGGAAGGAAATCTGAGGTGGGAAACAATGGAAGACATATGGAGTGGAATGTGTGTCAAGGTTATGTGTGATCACCTGGGCCTCGGTGTGAAAACTGGGCTTCCTTACGTTTGGAGGAAAGATAGAGGTAGTGCCATTGACAGCCTGAAAAAAGAGTGGGAAGGAGTGAAGCTGATGGAAGAGGTTGTCCCCTTCTTTCAGTCAGTGAGGCTGCCGCGAACTGCAAAAACACCTGAGGATTGTGTCGTTGAGTTAGCAAAAGCAGTTAAGGAGCAACTAGGAGCTGTGGATCCCGTGTTTACTCGTGCTGCTGAAGCCATGATGGAGTGGCTCAAGGTCTGGAAGGCCGTCGGATCAGGTTCATCCCTTGCAGTGTAG
- the LOC119984168 gene encoding uncharacterized protein LOC119984168, whose amino-acid sequence MEDPELDWETQEHESEGNSGKRCWGIVDKGLSLGKKILVTGVVLSSVPFVLPPLLVISTIGFAFSVPSGLFLASYVCTEKLMGKLLSSTTPPPLLLGFGIWSNDEDVEGADIEQDIDYEREEEDLLRDIKGEVESKFELSDNENQKVDYGKGSVGAYGKELSEGADEIVEENWPGGDNFERLNDQDKPLEETGVTINRRREGQEDELVVEQVKDEQPVNVLSEVEVVIEGDEKSDSNVVEEETPFEVTKVAVELHLGGDIEEDKEVVRETRGLLEKLQDEGDSVDVANIVEEEPRPLEEKQTVLHAEKADESTANNDILVNGKKKILLLSKENVREIADESVFGLLHEKHAPAQPSKKEAYNGAEGREAIDSAELPSATGEVENNHGGKTSKKNTSMVSKEPYSAEEIWKQINAMRIIVGYKVAPQATYVEELKALYVFIGVEPPASLEERSDLKGVNDKLQYLKSIVGVK is encoded by the exons ATGGAAGATCCAGAGCTAGACTGGGAAACTCAAGAACATGAATCGGAAGGAAACAGTGGCAAGAGGTGTTGGGGCATTGTGGACAAGGGACTGAGTCTGGGAAAGAAGATTTTGGTCACAGGTGTGGTACTATCCTCAGTTCCTTTTGTTCTTCCTCCACTACTTGTTATTTCCACAATTGGGTTTGCCTTCTCTGTCCCTTCTGGGCTCTTCTTGGCAAGCTATGTTTGCACTGAGAAGCTCATGGGTAAGTTGCTCTCAAGCACCACTCCACCTCCATTACTTTTGGGGTTTGGAATATGGTCCAATGATGAGGATGTTGAAGGCGCTGACATAGAACAAGATATTGATTATGAAAGAGAGGAGGAAGATCTACTTAGAGATATTAAAGGAGAGGTTGAGAGCAAGTTTGAATTAAGTGATAATGAAAATCAAAAGGTTGATTATGGAAAGGGAAGTGTTGGGGCATATGGAAAAGAATTATCAGAAGGTGCAGATGAAATTGTGGAGGAAAATTGGCCAGGAGGAGATAATTTTGAGCGCTTAAATGATCAAGATAAACCATTGGAAGAGACAGGAGTAACAATTAATAGGAGACGAGAAGGGCAAGAAGATGAACTGGTGGTGGAGCAAGTCAAGGATGAGCAGCCTGTGAATGTACTAAGTGAGGTAGAGGTGGTAATTGAGGGAGATGAGAAAAGTGATAGCAATGTTGTAGAAGAGGAGACACCTTTTGAGGTGACAAAAGTTGCTGTAGAGTTACATCTGGGTGGTGACATTGAAGAAGATAAGGAAGTAGTTAGAGAGACAAGGGGGTTATTAGAAAAACTGCAAGATGAAGGTGACAGTGTGGATGTAGCTAACATTGTGGAAGAAGAGCCGAGACCTTTGGAAGAAAAGCAGACTGTGTTGCACGCAGAAAAGGCCGATGAAAGTACTGCAAACAATGATATTCTTGTGAATGGTAAAAAGAAGATCTTGCTATTATCAAAGGAAAATGTAAGGGAAATTGCTGATGAAAGTGTGTTTGGCTTGCTTCATGAAAAACATGCCCCTGCACAGCCGTCCAAAAAAGAGGCTTATAACGGCGCTGAAG GCCGTGAAGCTATTGATTCTGCAGAGCTTCCATCTGCCACAGGGGAAGTTGAGAACAACCATGGGggaaaaacttcaaaaaagaaCACCAGCATGGTTTCCAAG GAACCTTACAGTGCCGAGGAGATATGGAAACAAATCAATGCCATGCGCATCATAGTTGGCTACAAAGTTGCACCACAAGCAACATACGTCGAGGAACTCAAAGCTCTTTATGTATTCATAGGAGTTGAGCCACCTGCGTCGCTTGAAGAGCGTAGTGATCTCAAGGGAGTAAATGACAAGCTTCAGTATCTCAAGTCCATTGTTGGAGTAAAATAA
- the LOC119984169 gene encoding protein PELOTA 1 isoform X2 yields the protein MRIVRKDLAPNGPGSVKMVAVDSDDLWFAYNLIAPGDTLMAVTVRKVLREAASGGRDAERVKLKLEIKVEAVDYDKVGSILRVRGKNILENEHVKIGAFHTLELELHRPFVLRKDLWDSLALDALQQASDPAASADLAVVLMQEGLAHIFLVGKSMTTTRSRVETSIPRKHGPAIAGYESALNKFFENVLQAFLKHVDFNVIRCAVIASPGFTKDQFHSHLLLEAERRQLRPIIENKSRIVLVHTTSGYKHSLREVLDAPNITNMIKDTKAAQEIRVLKDFFNMLSNVRIQIVHAMGQNMWKLLMSEWLSKLC from the exons ATGAGGATCGTTCGGAAGGACCTTGCGCCTAATGGACCTGGAAGCGTCAAG ATGGTAGCAGTTGATTCAGATGATCTATGGTTTGCTTATAATTTGATAGCTCCCGGAGATACTCTAATGGCTGTTACTGTCAG GAAAGTCCTAAGGGAGGCGGCATCCGGAGGAAGAGATGCAGAAAGAGTGAAGCTGAAGTTGGAAATAAAAGTTGAG GCCGTGGATTACGACAAAGTGGGTTCCATCTTGCGAGTACGTGGGAAGAATATCCTAGAGAATGAACATGTCAAG ATAGGGGCATTCCATACTTTAGAACTCGAGCTGCATCGACCTTTTGTTTTAAGAAAG GATCTTTGGGACTCATTGGCCTTAGATGCACTTCAGCAGGCCTCTG aTCCTGCTGCAAGTGCTGATCTAGCTGTCGTTTTAATGCAAGAAGGATTAGCACACATCTTCCTTGTTGGTAAAAG TATGACAACTACTAGATCACGTGTTGAGACTTCAATTCCTCGCAAGCATGGACCTGCTATCGCTGGTTATGAGTCT GCTTTGAATAAGTTTTTTGAGAATGTCTTACAG GCTTTTCTGAAACATGTTGATTTCAATGTCATACGCTGTGCTGTGATTGCCAGTCCTGGTTTCACAAAG GATCAGTTTCACAGTCACTTATTGCTGGAGGCTGAGAGGAGACAACTGAGACCAATAATTGAGAACAAGTCGCGCATAGTCCTTGTGCATACTACCTCAGGGTACAA GCATAGCTTGAGAGAGGTTCTTGATGCACCAAATATCACGAATATGATTAAAGACACTAAAGCGGCACAAGAG ATCCGAGTTCTCAAGGATTTCTTCAACATGCTTTCAAATGTCAG GATCCAAATCGTGCATGCTATGGGCCAAAACATGTGGAAGTTGCTCATGAGCGAATGGCTGTCCAAACTTTGCTAA
- the LOC119984169 gene encoding protein PELOTA 1 isoform X1, which produces MRIVRKDLAPNGPGSVKMVAVDSDDLWFAYNLIAPGDTLMAVTVRKVLREAASGGRDAERVKLKLEIKVEAVDYDKVGSILRVRGKNILENEHVKIGAFHTLELELHRPFVLRKDLWDSLALDALQQASDPAASADLAVVLMQEGLAHIFLVGKSMTTTRSRVETSIPRKHGPAIAGYESALNKFFENVLQAFLKHVDFNVIRCAVIASPGFTKDQFHSHLLLEAERRQLRPIIENKSRIVLVHTTSGYKHSLREVLDAPNITNMIKDTKAAQEIRVLKDFFNMLSNDPNRACYGPKHVEVAHERMAVQTLLITDDLFRNADVETRKKYVNLVNSVKDSGGTVHIFSSMHVSGEQLAQLTGIAAILRFPLPDLEDIEM; this is translated from the exons ATGAGGATCGTTCGGAAGGACCTTGCGCCTAATGGACCTGGAAGCGTCAAG ATGGTAGCAGTTGATTCAGATGATCTATGGTTTGCTTATAATTTGATAGCTCCCGGAGATACTCTAATGGCTGTTACTGTCAG GAAAGTCCTAAGGGAGGCGGCATCCGGAGGAAGAGATGCAGAAAGAGTGAAGCTGAAGTTGGAAATAAAAGTTGAG GCCGTGGATTACGACAAAGTGGGTTCCATCTTGCGAGTACGTGGGAAGAATATCCTAGAGAATGAACATGTCAAG ATAGGGGCATTCCATACTTTAGAACTCGAGCTGCATCGACCTTTTGTTTTAAGAAAG GATCTTTGGGACTCATTGGCCTTAGATGCACTTCAGCAGGCCTCTG aTCCTGCTGCAAGTGCTGATCTAGCTGTCGTTTTAATGCAAGAAGGATTAGCACACATCTTCCTTGTTGGTAAAAG TATGACAACTACTAGATCACGTGTTGAGACTTCAATTCCTCGCAAGCATGGACCTGCTATCGCTGGTTATGAGTCT GCTTTGAATAAGTTTTTTGAGAATGTCTTACAG GCTTTTCTGAAACATGTTGATTTCAATGTCATACGCTGTGCTGTGATTGCCAGTCCTGGTTTCACAAAG GATCAGTTTCACAGTCACTTATTGCTGGAGGCTGAGAGGAGACAACTGAGACCAATAATTGAGAACAAGTCGCGCATAGTCCTTGTGCATACTACCTCAGGGTACAA GCATAGCTTGAGAGAGGTTCTTGATGCACCAAATATCACGAATATGATTAAAGACACTAAAGCGGCACAAGAG ATCCGAGTTCTCAAGGATTTCTTCAACATGCTTTCAAAT GATCCAAATCGTGCATGCTATGGGCCAAAACATGTGGAAGTTGCTCATGAGCGAATGGCTGTCCAAACTTTGCTAATCACTGATGACCTCTTCAG GAATGCTGATGTAGAAACAAGGAAAAAGTATGTCAATTTGGTCAACTCAGTGAAAGATTCGGGGGGGACGGTTCATATATTTTCGTCTATGCACGTCTCTGGAGAGC AACTGGCACAATTAACAGGCATTGCTGCAATCCTTCGGTTCCCTCTACCTGACCTAGAAGACATTGAGATGTGA
- the LOC119984171 gene encoding flavin mononucleotide hydrolase 1, chloroplatic isoform X1 codes for MALSLMLPTICFPLKFCPRRSTTTTMAATLNSYSSNKRRSTLLFDVMDTLVRDPFYHDVPAFFGMSMKELLECKHPTAWIEFETGVINETELARKFFKDGRPFDLEGLKSCMRKGYSYIEGVEELLQALKQSNYEMHAFTNYPIWYEMIEDKLQLSTYLSWTFCSCKSGKRKPDPEFYWQALRDLKVDADSCIFIDDRLRNVEAAVEVGMVGLQFKNVDLLRQDLSKLGIEFDLTEQHLS; via the exons ATGGCGCTCTCGCTGATGTTACCCACCATTTGCTTCCCTCTCAAATTCTGCCCGAGAAGATCCACCACTACAACAATGGCAGCGACTCTCAACTCCTACTCCTCCAATAAAAGAAGGTCGACGCTATTGTTCGACGTTATGGATACTCTTGTTCGCGACCCTTTTTATCATGACGTCCCTGCGTTCTTCGG AATGTCTATGAAGGAACTATTAGAATGCAAGCACCCAACTGCATGGATTGAGTTTGAAACAGGGGTGATCAATGAG ACGGAGCTTGCCAGGAAATTCTTTAAAGATGGAAGGCCTTTTGATCTGGAAG GACTCAAGAGTTGCATGAGAAAAGGATACTCCTACATAGAAGGGGTTGAGGAATTGCTTCAGGCTTTAAAACAAAGCAACTATGAGATGCATGCTTTTACGAACTATCCAATTTG GTATGAAATGATTGAGGACAAGCTACAACTCTCAACCTATTTATCTTGGACGTTTTGTTCATGCAAAAGTG GAAAGAGGAAACCTGATCCTGAATTCTACTGGCAAGCTTTGCGAGATCTTAAAGTTGATGCAGATAGCTGCATCTTCATTGATGACAG GTTACGAAACGTAGAGGCAGCAGTAGAAGTTGGCATGGTCGGTCTGCAATTCAAGAATGTGGATTTGTTGCGTCAAGATCTCTCTAAGTTGGGTATTGAGTTTGACCTCACCGAACAGCATTTGTCTTGA
- the LOC119984171 gene encoding flavin mononucleotide hydrolase 1, chloroplatic isoform X2 — protein MALSLMLPTICFPLKFCPRRSTTTTMAATLNSYSSNKRRSTLLFDVMDTLVRDPFYHDVPAFFGMSMKELLECKHPTAWIEFETGVINETELARKFFKDGRPFDLEGLKSCMRKGYSYIEGVEELLQALKQSNYEMHAFTNYPIWYEMIEDKLQLSTYLSWTFCSCKSGKRKPDPEFYWQALRDLKVDADSCIFIDDSFPGYET, from the exons ATGGCGCTCTCGCTGATGTTACCCACCATTTGCTTCCCTCTCAAATTCTGCCCGAGAAGATCCACCACTACAACAATGGCAGCGACTCTCAACTCCTACTCCTCCAATAAAAGAAGGTCGACGCTATTGTTCGACGTTATGGATACTCTTGTTCGCGACCCTTTTTATCATGACGTCCCTGCGTTCTTCGG AATGTCTATGAAGGAACTATTAGAATGCAAGCACCCAACTGCATGGATTGAGTTTGAAACAGGGGTGATCAATGAG ACGGAGCTTGCCAGGAAATTCTTTAAAGATGGAAGGCCTTTTGATCTGGAAG GACTCAAGAGTTGCATGAGAAAAGGATACTCCTACATAGAAGGGGTTGAGGAATTGCTTCAGGCTTTAAAACAAAGCAACTATGAGATGCATGCTTTTACGAACTATCCAATTTG GTATGAAATGATTGAGGACAAGCTACAACTCTCAACCTATTTATCTTGGACGTTTTGTTCATGCAAAAGTG GAAAGAGGAAACCTGATCCTGAATTCTACTGGCAAGCTTTGCGAGATCTTAAAGTTGATGCAGATAGCTGCATCTTCATTGATGACAG TTTTCCAGGTTACGAAACGTAG
- the LOC119983753 gene encoding uncharacterized protein LOC119983753, with product MEALYKKLYDKYDKLKKKKMFELDEVNKDQEVKFLNYVSAAEELIQHLRSENDRLRMEVNDLRNEVASIRSTKDGQCAEYQKLLLEENQNNKMLSEEVERLQMLNQEGLSSSSKGANTDNAQLSASCGTQVVSGKASSGSSRRMTKKRSWESGVETDIPNGPSKRKTISHTGAEFKGLVMPVSSGVDDAIVRETAEGLSKKTLFSGALAYDQWPECCKRITNGLGGDINDQGSANCLFQALVESLVGMKLSAKSQGEGLSISAVHHSSGYSFSLTWVNKTAGEECELLYRVLSLGTFERVAPEWMREMLRFSTSMCPIFFERVARVMKL from the exons ATGGAGGCTTTGTACAAGAAGCTGTATGATAAGTATGATAAGCTCAag aagaagaaaatgttCGAGTTGGATGAAGTCAATAAAGATCAAGAGGTGAAGTTTCTTAATTATGTATCTG CTGCGGAAGAGTTAATACAACATTTGAGAAGTGAAAACGATCGACTGCGTATGGAAGTTAATGACTTGAGAAATGAAGTGGCTTCAATAAG GTCCACCAAGGATGGGCAATGTGCGGAGTACCAAAAGCTTTTATTAGAGGAGAACCAAAACA ATAAAATGCTTTCTGAAGAAGTTGAGAGGCTCCAAATGCTGAATCAAGAGGGACTCTCTTCCAGTTCTAAGGGTGCCAACACAGATAATGCACAACTGAGTGCATCTTGTGGTACTCAAGTTGTTTCAGGAAAGGCATCAAGCGGCTCAAGCAGAAGAATGACAAAAAAGCGCAGCTGGGAATCTGGGGTTGAGACTGATATACCTAATGGCCCTAGCAAAAGAAAGACAATAAGCCATACTGGGGCTGAATTTAAAGGTTTGGTTATGCCTGTTAGTAGTGGTGTTGATGATGCCATTGTAAGAGAAACAGCAGAGGGCTTATCTAAGAAAACTTTGTTCAGTGGGGCTCTTGCATATGATCAATGG CCAGAATGCTGCAAAAGAATTACTAACGGATTAG GTGGTGATATTAATGACCAGGGCTCAGCTAATTGTTTGTTCCAAGCTCTTGTTGAGTCCCTAGTGGGCATGAAATTGTCTGCTAAGAGTCAAGGTGAAGGACTATCCATTTCAGCTGTGCATCATTCCAGTG GTTACTCATTCAGTTTAACATGGGTAAACAAAACTGCTGGagaggaatgtgagcttctgtATCGTGTCTTATCGCTTGGTACATTTGAGAGAGTAGCACCAGAATGGATGAGGGAGATGCTGAGGTTCAGCACAAGCATGTGCCCAATCTTCTTTGAAAGAGTAGCCCGTGTGATGAAGCTATAG